GAGAGAGAAATAGCGGTGCAAAGCAGCTTGATGCGCTGATGAAAGTTTGTTCTTAACTTCCATTTgtcatttataatttaaagtaTCATCACCCATTAAATACTCTGAATAGTAATATGTTTTGCACTTTCTACATAAATATTGGTAGTGGGTGAGGTTGAGAGGGAAGGAGAGTGGTTCTTCTGTAAATTTTTTGACATATTGCTTTCTTTCTCTGTCTTCAGGAATTGGCAGCTCCTTTGAGGACTTACATGGAGAGTTTTCCAAAGAGACATACTATTCATCCATATGAGCGATCTCTTATTGAATTGACTCTTGGAGATGGAAATTATCATTATATTATATCAAGAATTATTGTTATAAGGTAATATTtgacattattttttattattggtGCAGTTTAATATATAGCTAGTGTCATATATTCTCTAGCTAGACATATTATTAcattgttttaaaattataatttaggaAGCACATAAAACTTTTATATATGTTACAGCTATATACTTTTTACAATAGCAGAATTATTTagagttaattattgaataaGTTACTCTATCACACTGGGCCTAAACATGCCATGATATATTCAAATGCCATTTATGTATTTTTAAATactattcatacatatatatgtcACTTATTAATTGAATAAGTTTTTCATATTTTCATTTACTTGAGTCGATTTTAAGtaactcatattttttttaaggtgTGAAAGTTAAATACTCTACTTtcctcaaaaaagaaaaaagaagttaaACACTCAACAACATTCAACAAGTaaagtcaatattattcatacaTTTATATCAACTTTCAATTGGAAAAACAAAATGTATATaaacttttaatattaccattcataccttagttatattttatttttcactctttccattattatttaattatttaattcggATTTGACTCACTTTCATTATATCTTATTACATTGTAAAGGTGTTTATGTGCTGAGACGAACTTCAAAGAAACTTTTTTGgcaacagtttgcaagaggtatgcctctaacttttattttaatactatgcaaatgttagaggagtttgaatatcttaaatattcatccatagtgtagtaggttctgggattattattgtgtgctgcgatgataacggaaggttgagaacttgtgtgttttagtgaagtaggatctgagaaatttgtgtgctgcggagataaggaagaaaacttgtgtgttgtttgaattaatATTGGCAGATGGTTGGTTCCTAGTGTATGGAAAATGTTGTTCGATTTTATGTAGACTTGTCTATGATTAtcctataattgaattgtgtttgtttgtttgattggtttcatTATAACATATACTTGTATGAATGTACTTATTGCGTGTTGGCATACACATATAGCATAGACTTTTGTACTTCTTGTTTTATATATGTTAGTTTTCTTCTTGTCCCTTCTCACAGAATAAAGGTTTCAAAAAGGAAGATATATAGGCTCATATTACCAACTTTGGACAtcatttttggtgttattttgCTTTGATAGTTTCTTAGTTCTATGTGTTGAAGGATGGTTTGGTGTATTACTGGTTTTCTTAGTCAATGTATTTTGTTCCCCTGCTTTGACGGGGTCAAATAAGAAAATTTAGCTAGAAATAATtgattatatacaaataattttTGAGGTTAAACATGAAGTGTTCTGATTTGgtatttaaacatatatatatgtatctatTGTTCAAATCTTATGAAAGGGTGTATGTTTGTAATGCACTAAGTTTTTATCAACCTTGTGTGTATATTTACTGTAAAAGGGTGTTATCGATTAATGAAAAGATGAAAGGGTGTTACTATATGGTTGAAAATCTGTGTGCTATTTGATTTGTATGACATGTTGATGTTGAATGTAACAGAtagctaggctagtaaattaggggatatgctgtccgGTTTTCTATAGATGGTGACATGTtggcttttctctttttcttctattttcagtgcaagatgtgtattttactatgtttggcttttttttttctttctattttcagtgcaagatgtgtactttactatgttttaattttctattttcagtgcaagatgtgtattaaagaacttttttataatgtgcaggtctatattgagatgcatttctttggcgcaatactagacaacattggtagttgaagtttttagaataaaacatatatttcactaactttgtatacatttattgtttaatatttggtgataatagaatttgattgtagtataaactatcatgtaatatgattttgttagctgagtagactaaatattgaaattatatttttgagtaattaataaaaaattattttgttgtattttcttttgaaatttttgaaatctaacatatataatacattttggacactcaaagggatatattttttctaaatcaaaatgaaaattgtagctgcatttttaaaaaaaaaaaaattacttttaagggcatgcaaagtgagtcctaaaaaattacttaaagcactcaatcagattttttaggactctgcgagtcctaaaaacttaattaaaggcactcaaccagattttttaggacttgcgttgcgagtcctaaaaatgttCTTTTAGGACTTgcgatgcgagtcctaaaaacttaattaaaggcactcaaccagattttttaggactcgtcttttaggactcgcaatgcgagtcctaaaaaaccttagtttttaaggctctcaaatagaggactcgcgccccgcgagtcctaaaaacttttttaggactcgcaatggtagtcctaaaaatccttttttgtagtagtgtatgtaGAAATGGAttagatatgatttaataatacttgtttaaataccattttgtagtattataaaaacacatcaactgaagatcatatacaaactgatcttaatcctgaagttactatgaactcctatatatgtcacttgatcTTTTGATTGATGTGTTAcagtttgttagaatgatcaggctaagaactattgttttggggactcagtgatgtatatggctggggacatagatTAACAtacatggaatctataccttcttatagattgaatgatgattcccttgggttgacttttggaactaaaatgGTTATTGAcatcaaaattataattagattatgaattaaccttcactagtaaagtcgatggtacactaggaatcaatatataaataaaagagtaAAACACTAATTTTATTTCCACTTAATTTTgaatcatctatagaggattaatttgtatgtaatgattatatcaatggacactttatggtcacaataaagtacttagtaaatatatgtcgttaattctcaagagttgagcctcatatttatagtggaataatcatgagattaataaatatgattattgaatcaaagagttttggttaataatcttttatttattggagtatgaaattattggtccatagggcCCCggggcagctctatcaacactaatcaaggtaagagcagatacaagggttaaactatGAATGGaatatttgagagaatatttattcttcgggataaatgtgtaattatgtgataattgaagttgcacaatttattattatatttgtgcgattttcgaaattgtgtagaaatataAGACATTGATTTTagtcaattattttatttaagtgtgaataaataaatatggatagttaaaattgattttgattattatatttatttaattaataataagatgataatggaaattcaaattttgaatttcgaattttgaaatttaagttgttatctctTCCTtaataagatgataccttatttgaatttctaattattaattaattaaaataaaaaatacatgaaaaatcaaatcccattttcAGGGATATTCCACACGCATAGGCTTGGACTGATTTATGTGTGTGGCACTTCTGATGTTATCAGTTAttggtttttatatttttatatttagttaattaataaaacattttaaaaggggttttaaaatggaatgttagacaTTGtcatttatcattattattattataaaaagatgattgatttattattattattattattattattactactactactattattattattattattattatggtaataatgtctatatattctatatgatagaaaatagaaacaacaagtttttaCAGAAAAGAaacactatcatctttttcacaaaattgatcattgttctcaacgttcccacccacatcttgaggtgtagagaatgtcttggaagatcttggtgtgggTATTATAgtgtggataggaagatcgaaatatatacgaaaagattcaaagattcttgataggctacaagaggtacaTAGTTTCGtatttgtaacaccctggatagccaagactgttacactgtgtgtttataaaggtgcaagacttgctaatcaagtcatttagttagaaatgtgttactaaaactgtagttgaactagggttaaaagattttggccacaaaagctacttttcatataatcaaacattcttttacatgggatcccagaggTAATAatgttaaaagacagtttacaaaatttcaggataaaagtacagctactagccactctaagggcaaaacagatatTTAGGCTCTTCCCATCCTGTACCACTTCTCggtcgatcagctgactatgtacattcagcctcaaagctctcccactcaggactggtccactctacccttgcctttacctacaccacgtagcacccgtgagccaaggcccagcaagaaaacacaataacaaagcataatcattAATCAAACAGTTAGATAATtcatacagtataatcatatactcaacattccaaaATATCTATATAAccaggcattcagcataccaagcttatcaatcaacattaataaccaattcacatgtaTTAACcggggtcgacgcccttaggtcgcacctcctatttatcccactgactccggcctgcttaaaccgagctcagtgaatatcaagttgtcctcaactaccagtggttGAGTCGtgccttgtgcgcaaatattgattccgccACTCTTAgaccatttatcacatgtcccatggcataataccatcaacgacatcatacagatatagggagctcttagtcccaatacaatcagataaccgggtgtagttttcttaccttcgattccattagctttgatcaatgaaacAACCCTCAAGAACGATCTCTTctaagccctagcgtacacctagtcacatccatagatcagaatcatcaccaaacttcaattacaaaacctagcctcgggaagccctaattccaccaaacggggtggtggaatcaaaccccgagcccacgggcaaaaaccctaagaaatatcccaaaaaccctcttctggaaacagggtagcgctacagcgccacaaagagggagttgtagcgctacaaatagagccaGCAGGCGCCCAgaccacaaggcctagcgctgtagtgcccaaaggctagcgctacagcgctagtcacaactAGACAACACCTTGATTTTCccccttcgaacttcctcgagccaaaactctccaaaaccctccaaacctcaaccaaacaccaaaacaagcctaccatcatctataactcaccccatatgacccaaccatatgaaacttgagcacatgcaccccaaaattaagaaaccaccatgattgagcttgaagctaaaaaactcaacagaaaacaacAGAAACTTCAGAACTTTAAAGCTAAAATTTCATAACTTCAATGGAGAATTTTAACCTAGGATATCTCCCAAACCTCCTCAGCTTTCAACTCCTCAAATCCTTAGgcttaactccctagaattcccatcaaaactcagcttagaaaaccatTTCAACATCAAAACTAGAAACTAAAGAAAATCTTGAAAACTTACCATAATTGGGTGAGTAACCTCTGCTAATCCTCAAGCTTAATCAAGGTCCCTAACTCCAAGCTATAGCCCAAGCTCTCCCTGAGTTACTCaagaaaatcctcaagaaataaAGAAGAATGGCCCACCGAGTGAGAGAAAAGGGTTAGCCTAAGagttctgtttttccttccttccctccttcttcttttcttttcattttcagcttcctttagtttctaaacattccactaagtgtAAAAAGGCAgagtaatacttatcccttattaagccaaatgaccacattgccctcccaataataactaaacctttaaatcattcttagagcattttggtcattactcccaattcccgctaattcctcgagtgtctttaatatttaccgcttacttcccgacacctaactaatcaccaattatattcctcaatatcaaattatctccaatatacttctcaaattcccagaaatacccccagactcccacgagtcgggtataaatccctgccgtgacttttccgctaaaccgttcactaggatcgcctcgagccacaagctgcgaatatatatccacataataatgtggtctcaacaatttatcacagatatttacatttatgccctcaacgggctaaaattaagaatatgcccttctaacctaatcagggcctacatccatactagtacacatagtcatgcatcacatatatccaaataattatataagcatgcttatcacataatcatgcatttaatcatttaaatcacatataatccaattacgccctcccgacaccctaatcaaggcccttaagccatattagtaaatttgggtcgttacagtattatttttcatatacataGTATATATTGATTacacatattgcatattaaaggatacTCATATAATgttttttatatgaaaatttttgttgtataccattgCTGCAATTTCTACTGCGCACTATAAACTATTCCTAACAATAAATTCTCACCTCGCTCTCGTGCATATGTTTTCATTGGGTACCCTGAAGGCATGAATGCCTATTGTTTCTTAGATTTAGAAACAAACCAAATCTTCACTTCAAGAGACACCAAATTTCATGAACACATCTATCCCTTTCAAAACCAAATAACTAACAAAGACATTGAtgatttatttccaaatactaTACATCCATCATTGAACCTACCCCAATCTATTCCAGTGACTTCGCAAGACTCAACAAAGTCTCCAACAAGGGTTGTCACTACTCGCATAGGATTCCAAATTCAAAATCCTGCTCACCATGATAATTTTATGCGCCATTTTTCAAAATCTTCCTCCTCTACCTCACACTGTATATCTCACTCATTAACAACCAACTCTCTCAACCTTTTCGAGTTGTTGTCTTGGCCTCTAACTCAGCTAGTGAGCCAACTTCTTACAAACAAGTTGTTCTTCATACAGAATTGCGAGACTCCATTAAGGCAGAATTGCAAGCTCTAGAGCTCAATAAAACATGGACCATTACCTCCCTACCTCTCGACCATAAGGCCATTGGTAGCAAATGGGTTTACAAAATCAAATATAAACCCAATGGTACCATAGATTGATATAAATCATGCCTTGTTGCCAAAGACTATACCCAAAAACAAGGCAGTGACTATTTAGAGACTTATGGTCCAATAGCTAAGTTCAATACTCTAAAAATATTACTTGTTGTCACTGTCTTAAAACAATGGCATCTTCATCAAATGGACATCAATAATGCCTTTCTTCATGGTGACATAGAAGAGGATGTTTACATGATTATCCCCAAAGGCTACCaatcttccttttttttttattccaaaAAGCTTTGTTTGCAAGCTCCAAAAAAGCCTATATGGTCTAAAACAAGCCTCACGACAATGGTATGCAAAACTTAGCTCTACTTTACTTGCTAATGGATTTAAACAATCACCTTCGAACCATTCCCTTTTCACCCAAAATTTTATAGCCATTGTCACTAACATCCTTGTTGCTAGTAACAACTCTAATGCCCTTTCCACCTTCACAAAAAATCTTGACGGCAAATTCAAACTCAAGGAACTTGGACTACTTTGTTTCATCCTTGGCCTTGAGATTGCTCGCAAtactaagggcattttagtattTCAACGCCCCTTTTACTCTTCAATTACTCTCGGATACTGGTTTCTTAGGTGCAAAACCTGCTTCCACTGCTATGGAACCAAACCTCAAGTTAAGCAATGATAGTGGAGATCTTTTAGATAACCTCACTTTCTACCGAAGTTCGATTGGGAAACTCATTTATCTCACTATCACTCGGCCTAACATACCCTTTGTTGTCAATTGGCTTAGTCAATTCCTTAGCTCTTCTAGAGTTCCTCATCAACACGATGCTCGTCAAATGTTAAAATATTTGAAAGCCACACTAGGCCAATGCCTATTTTTTCTGCTTCTTCTTCTCCTCAGGCAATTGCCTATGCCGAGACCAGCCACAATGCTCAAAGAATCCAACTCAAACACTTTGTCGACGCTGATTAGGGTGCATGCCTTGATAGTAGACGTTCTATATCTAGTTTTTGTGTGTTCCTTGGTGATTCCATTGTCTCTTGGAAGTCAAAGAAACAACAAACAATCTCTAAACCCTTTGCTTAAGGTGAATACCGAGCCATGGAAAATGCAACATGTGAAGTCACTTGGTTCTTAGCCTTACTTAAAGATTTTGTACTCAACCATTTGCAACTGACAATACTATATTGTGACAACAGTGCTGCCATTCACATCTCGAAAAATACAATCTACCATGAGAGGACCAAACATGTTGATATCGACTACCACATTGTTAGGGAAAAAGTTTCCAAAGGCACACTCAAATTAATCCATGTCAACACCAAAGGAAACTTGGATGATCTTTTTACAAAGgcttgttaggaaaacttatacatgatctttatttattttcatgtatatctaatattaaacaaattaatacgaaatagcctaaaacatgtttctaaaattgaattcaaagagaaacaatgaatagaatacttacagtatacgcagcggaattaaagagtcattccttaagtttctctaattcttgtatcctctctgtcgtagagtattataaAGAAACTAAACgaatcttctaatttcttcacagtcttccaatttatccttagaatcacctagactagtgtgagaaattctcaatacatgagatagatatagagagagaagaagagaaaataacaaagaggcttagaaaaggacttgtgtttagagagaatctaaaactatcagaaaaccagtgattaaacttttgttttgacttctctctaagcactccttttatagactcaattaggccatttaatttaattaaaaaataaatataataatagccaatttgaagccctaggtcgaaattatcatggattttaggcccgtgaaatttcacattttattataagcccattggacttaaaatcaaggcttgtattattttctattgatttaattaattaaatcatttatcaaattaattttttataatttgaaccttgatttaaatttatttattaatttagataccaatttatcttaattaataaatatgcactaatttatcttttcttctaaaaaatacataactctatgaaactatccgaaattgacgcggtcaactttgataattctaattgataattaaataaattaattgagattatctagatgattttatccaaggtacaatggggaccatgggcctatgaaatcaagcttcaataagttatcataaatctaacaaataaatttactaacttattaattccttgtgactccactatagacttggaattgcaatcttgaattcatagaacgctctataaaaaatatatatacgctattaattatccattgttacaaccataattgtcactcaatcctctatagacggtctacaatgagataggactaaaatat
The genomic region above belongs to Humulus lupulus chromosome 1, drHumLupu1.1, whole genome shotgun sequence and contains:
- the LOC133800843 gene encoding uncharacterized protein LOC133800843 isoform X1, producing the protein MIKQVSSLEKLPEKLETVGAFQKLPMVMQSFDILYSAIKKAKRVSPTKDIANIAKRERNSGAKQLDALMKELAAPLRTYMESFPKRHTIHPYERSLIELTLGDGNYHYIISRIIVIRCLCAETNFKETFLATVCKRSILRCISLAQY
- the LOC133800843 gene encoding uncharacterized protein LOC133800843 isoform X2 yields the protein MIKQEKLPEKLETVGAFQKLPMVMQSFDILYSAIKKAKRVSPTKDIANIAKRERNSGAKQLDALMKELAAPLRTYMESFPKRHTIHPYERSLIELTLGDGNYHYIISRIIVIRCLCAETNFKETFLATVCKRSILRCISLAQY
- the LOC133800843 gene encoding uncharacterized protein LOC133800843 isoform X3, whose translation is MVMQSFDILYSAIKKAKRVSPTKDIANIAKRERNSGAKQLDALMKELAAPLRTYMESFPKRHTIHPYERSLIELTLGDGNYHYIISRIIVIRCLCAETNFKETFLATVCKRSILRCISLAQY